The following are encoded together in the Lentisphaera araneosa HTCC2155 genome:
- a CDS encoding amino acid permease, producing the protein MKELSKDERLKKNLGLFDVYAICTGAMFSSGFFLLPGLAAAKTGSSVALAYLVAGFLILPAMFSKAELSTALPRAGGTYYFLDRSLGPMFGTVGGLGTYLSLSLKTAFALIGIGAYASFFVDLPIKPVAIALTVGFVFINITGAKETASLQRFLVVTLVSILTYFVAQGAYDSLAVQPDELVDQRFEGFLTNGMEGFFATVGFVFVSYAGLTKVSSVAEEVKNPERNIPLGMILSLVSTTVFYVLGVLVMTALIDPAEFHQDLTPVATAVSKFDTFIPQNILVGFVVIAALSAFFSTGNAGVMAASRYPMAMARDKLLPDEFATLGKFKTPTRAVVLTGVIMIGFILVLDATGIAKLASAFQLLIFMLVNLSVIVMRESRIESYDPGYKSPWYPWMQIIGMMVSVVLIIYMGWMAILFTLGMIAVCLAWYFRYARKRVSRTGAICHWFQRLGKNQYDELDQEFRGILKEKGLRQDDPFNEVVARAQFLEIDKSETFEEVIKEASKMLAARLKVDASKLEENFLEGTRTGRTPVTRGVALPHMHLMGIDKPEMVIARSKSGMLVDIFDVMGDEMEQQTFAIFLLVSPEGNPGLHLRMLAELANRIDQDEFLSRWNEEPNSAHLKQLLLNDGHYMTLSLKSDNGSSKFIGKAIKELGLPEGSLVAMVQRGGQRIVPSGSTTLEEGDRLIIIGEPKVLSKLRLLIES; encoded by the coding sequence GTGAAAGAGTTATCAAAAGATGAACGCTTAAAAAAGAATTTAGGACTATTTGATGTCTATGCGATTTGTACGGGAGCGATGTTCTCCTCTGGTTTTTTTCTTTTACCGGGCTTGGCGGCTGCTAAAACGGGGTCGTCGGTTGCCTTAGCGTATTTAGTAGCAGGTTTTTTAATTCTACCTGCCATGTTTAGTAAGGCTGAGTTAAGTACGGCTTTGCCACGTGCGGGTGGGACATATTACTTTTTGGACCGCAGCTTAGGGCCTATGTTTGGGACCGTGGGTGGTTTGGGAACCTACTTATCTCTTTCTTTAAAGACCGCTTTTGCCTTGATTGGCATCGGAGCGTACGCCTCTTTTTTTGTTGATCTTCCGATTAAACCGGTAGCGATTGCGTTAACGGTAGGTTTTGTTTTTATCAATATTACGGGAGCTAAAGAGACTGCGAGTTTACAACGTTTTTTGGTCGTTACTTTAGTTTCTATTCTAACATATTTTGTTGCACAAGGGGCTTATGATTCTCTAGCTGTACAGCCCGACGAGCTAGTGGATCAGCGTTTTGAGGGTTTTCTAACAAATGGGATGGAAGGTTTCTTTGCAACGGTGGGTTTTGTTTTTGTTTCTTACGCAGGTTTGACCAAGGTTTCGAGTGTTGCTGAAGAAGTAAAAAACCCAGAACGTAATATTCCTTTAGGGATGATCCTCTCTTTGGTGTCGACCACAGTTTTTTATGTCTTGGGTGTGTTGGTCATGACGGCTTTGATTGATCCAGCTGAATTTCACCAGGATTTAACCCCAGTTGCGACTGCAGTCAGTAAATTTGATACCTTTATTCCACAAAATATTTTAGTGGGCTTTGTTGTGATCGCTGCACTTTCGGCCTTCTTCTCTACGGGTAATGCGGGTGTGATGGCTGCTTCGCGCTATCCCATGGCAATGGCTCGTGATAAATTATTACCCGATGAATTTGCGACTCTCGGTAAATTTAAAACTCCGACACGTGCCGTTGTCTTGACAGGAGTAATCATGATCGGTTTTATTCTTGTTCTTGATGCTACAGGAATTGCGAAGCTCGCAAGTGCTTTTCAGTTACTCATATTCATGTTGGTAAACCTTTCCGTAATAGTGATGAGAGAGAGTCGTATTGAGTCTTATGATCCTGGTTACAAATCGCCTTGGTATCCTTGGATGCAAATAATAGGGATGATGGTCTCGGTTGTGCTCATTATATATATGGGCTGGATGGCCATACTTTTTACACTCGGCATGATCGCAGTTTGCTTAGCTTGGTACTTTCGTTATGCTCGTAAAAGAGTATCTAGAACTGGAGCTATTTGTCACTGGTTTCAGCGCTTGGGTAAAAATCAGTACGATGAATTGGATCAGGAATTCAGAGGGATTTTAAAAGAAAAAGGCTTGCGTCAAGACGATCCTTTTAATGAAGTTGTGGCGCGCGCACAATTTTTAGAGATCGATAAGAGTGAGACTTTTGAAGAAGTAATTAAAGAAGCTTCAAAAATGCTGGCAGCAAGATTGAAAGTGGATGCTTCCAAATTAGAAGAGAATTTCTTGGAGGGGACTCGTACGGGAAGGACACCTGTGACACGAGGAGTTGCTTTGCCTCACATGCATCTTATGGGGATTGATAAACCTGAAATGGTGATTGCCCGTTCTAAATCGGGAATGCTAGTAGATATATTCGACGTCATGGGTGACGAAATGGAGCAGCAGACTTTTGCTATCTTCTTGCTCGTCAGTCCAGAAGGGAACCCGGGGCTTCACCTACGCATGCTTGCAGAACTCGCAAATCGTATTGACCAAGATGAATTCTTGTCTCGCTGGAATGAAGAGCCTAATTCTGCTCATCTTAAACAGCTACTGTTGAACGACGGTCACTATATGACCTTATCCCTTAAGAGTGATAATGGTTCAAGTAAATTTATTGGAAAAGCGATTAAGGAATTAGGCCTGCCAGAGGGTAGTCTGGTAGCGATGGTGCAACGTGGAGGACAACGTATTGTTCCGAGCGGTAGTACGACTCTAGAAGAGGGTGATCGCCTGATTATTATTGGAGAACCCAAAGTGCTTTCTAAACTTAGACTCCTTATTGAGTCTTAA
- a CDS encoding DUF3332 family protein, which produces MIKKLTYSLLTALTFCGCMGHNGLTGKVTKFNLEVTEDRWGREGWFLGLWITLVYPISLILDLLIFNSIEFWTGENPINGKSPLVDVPKSQVEKMGFTNIDKAQIERVSSTEAKLHLDFENGDEITFDVHRTDLTYVVSYRGVEFYTGTIKE; this is translated from the coding sequence ATGATTAAAAAACTCACATACTCATTACTTACTGCATTAACATTTTGTGGATGCATGGGACACAACGGTTTAACTGGTAAGGTTACTAAATTCAACTTAGAAGTCACCGAGGACCGCTGGGGGCGTGAAGGCTGGTTCCTAGGTTTGTGGATCACTTTAGTTTACCCCATATCTCTAATTCTTGACTTACTTATTTTCAACTCAATCGAATTCTGGACTGGAGAAAACCCTATCAATGGTAAAAGCCCCTTAGTTGACGTCCCTAAATCACAAGTCGAAAAAATGGGGTTCACCAACATAGACAAAGCACAAATTGAACGAGTGAGCTCTACAGAAGCCAAACTCCATTTAGATTTTGAAAATGGTGATGAAATCACTTTCGACGTTCATAGGACTGACTTAACATATGTCGTCAGCTATCGTGGAGTGGAATTCTATACAGGCACAATTAAAGAATAA
- a CDS encoding DUF3332 family protein, whose protein sequence is MKKYFSIVALSLMLTSCMGTMGLSGKVKKFNLEVTEHRWGREGVFLGLQILWVYRICGLLDLLIFNSIEFWSGENPINGKSPLVDVPIDQVKKMGFDDIRDAHIERVSSTEAKLYIDFINGDHVTFDVIRTGDKYTVSLMGKQFFEGQIGQNVQEMQYAGVVK, encoded by the coding sequence TTGAAAAAATATTTTAGTATTGTGGCATTATCCTTGATGCTTACGAGTTGCATGGGAACCATGGGGCTCTCTGGCAAAGTTAAAAAGTTTAACCTCGAAGTTACTGAACACCGCTGGGGTCGTGAAGGCGTATTCCTCGGTTTACAAATCCTTTGGGTTTACAGAATCTGCGGTCTACTTGACCTTCTTATCTTCAACTCGATTGAATTCTGGTCGGGAGAAAACCCCATCAATGGCAAAAGCCCTCTAGTAGATGTACCAATTGATCAAGTCAAGAAAATGGGCTTTGATGACATTCGCGATGCACACATTGAAAGAGTTAGTTCAACTGAAGCCAAACTATATATTGACTTCATCAACGGCGATCACGTAACTTTTGACGTGATTCGTACAGGTGACAAATACACAGTCAGCCTCATGGGCAAGCAATTTTTCGAAGGTCAAATCGGTCAAAATGTACAAGAAATGCAATATGCAGGAGTCGTAAAATGA